A genomic region of Sulfobacillus acidophilus DSM 10332 contains the following coding sequences:
- a CDS encoding two component transcriptional regulator, winged helix family (PFAM: Response regulator receiver domain; Transcriptional regulatory protein, C terminal~COGs: COG0745 Response regulators consisting of a CheY-like receiver domain and a winged-helix DNA-binding domain~InterPro IPR001789:IPR001867~KEGG: sti:Sthe_1941 two component transcriptional regulator, winged helix family~PFAM: Signal transduction response regulator, receiver region; Signal transduction response regulator, C-terminal~SMART: Signal transduction response regulator, receiver region~SPTR: KDP operon transcriptional regulatory protein KdpE) — MTEGNSLGVVLVIEDEPRYQRLLRTNLAMEGYTVWIAGNGHDALEQVYVREPDAVILDLRLPDIDGFVLCSRLRHLTAVPIIVLTALNQEADLVRALDGGADDYLTKPFSPAELLARVRAHLRRQQSQMSPDAPRLSCGPFQLRPATRELVVTLGESRTVRLTPTEWRLMGEFLRYCDKVIPHEQLLRQVWGPDYQGEHEYLRIYVRRLRQYVEPDPRHPRYLVSYAGIGYALHSAPRHSFS; from the coding sequence TTGACAGAGGGGAATTCCCTAGGTGTGGTCCTCGTCATCGAGGATGAGCCTCGGTATCAGCGACTCTTGCGGACTAACCTTGCAATGGAAGGCTACACGGTCTGGATTGCGGGTAATGGTCATGACGCATTAGAACAGGTCTATGTCCGAGAACCCGATGCCGTTATTTTGGATTTACGGTTGCCGGACATCGATGGTTTTGTACTGTGCAGCCGTCTGCGCCATTTAACGGCTGTGCCAATTATCGTATTAACGGCATTGAACCAGGAAGCCGACTTGGTGCGGGCGCTTGACGGTGGGGCGGATGATTATCTGACGAAACCCTTTTCACCGGCCGAGTTGTTGGCCAGAGTCCGAGCGCATTTACGTCGCCAACAGTCTCAAATGTCACCGGATGCACCGCGTCTATCATGTGGACCATTTCAACTGAGGCCGGCAACCCGTGAGCTCGTCGTTACATTAGGCGAGTCTCGGACCGTGCGACTTACCCCGACGGAATGGCGGTTGATGGGGGAGTTCTTGCGGTATTGCGATAAAGTGATTCCTCACGAGCAATTGTTACGGCAAGTCTGGGGGCCAGACTATCAGGGCGAGCACGAGTATCTTCGCATTTATGTCCGCCGTCTGCGGCAATATGTCGAGCCGGATCCCCGTCATCCGCGATATTTGGTTTCTTATGCCGGGATTGGTTACGCATTGCATTCGGCCCCGCGCCACTCTTTCTCCTAA
- a CDS encoding TrkA-C domain protein (PFAM: Citrate transporter; TrkA-C domain~COGs: COG0471 Di- and tricarboxylate transporter~InterPro IPR004680:IPR006037~KEGG: rrs:RoseRS_2058 citrate transporter~PFAM: Regulator of K+ conductance, C-terminal; Divalent ion symporter~SPTR: Citrate transporter) yields the protein MVWAIFLITIGLLASNRVRIDVIGLFVLLALGLTRTLSPTQLFSGFSSDAVLLIAGMLAMGEGLVRAGVTAKMAQWLKVIGSGHERRSAIMLMILAGLPSAFISDVGLVGLFIPVVQALRTRTNIPVRHLLMPLGVAATLGGLLTMVGSAGNIVANQALEAAHLKPLGIFSITPLGLILLVVGIVFMTGAGPRLMPRGEAPVEMAIEHWRTYLSELTVLPDWPYVGKSLKEVPVFADAGVTVVRVFRQNEALPARADTVLQIGDRLTVTGTAESIMALAKVSHGLRLTGEAPSLTREDLRVWEVLVGHRNPWIGHTLIDLDVRRRYHIGILGLYREGQLLSRHLGRITLRAGDILLMESATEALTTIQHMHGFIVLNQMDWQPPVRGGAIGLAPAILVGSLLLAALNLIPLRVAVALGVFLMAVFNILPMTDAYRAIEWRIVVFVAGMLPLGTALIQSGITHQIVEGLYYIMGTTLPGWALIGLLFALSAILTQVLSNIATVLVLAPVAIELARQLGVAPAPLVLAVVVAVSASPLTPLANKVDLLIMGPGGYRYGDFLRVGAPLTILLGIVSMVLIPAFFPFRG from the coding sequence ATGGTCTGGGCAATTTTCCTTATCACTATCGGATTGTTGGCTTCGAATCGGGTGCGGATTGATGTCATTGGTTTATTTGTCTTGTTGGCGCTCGGTCTGACCCGAACACTATCGCCTACCCAATTGTTTTCCGGTTTTTCTTCCGATGCCGTGTTGCTTATTGCCGGGATGCTGGCTATGGGAGAGGGGTTGGTTCGCGCCGGGGTAACGGCTAAAATGGCTCAATGGTTAAAGGTTATCGGTTCCGGACATGAACGGCGATCGGCAATTATGCTAATGATATTGGCGGGGTTGCCTTCAGCCTTTATCAGTGATGTCGGGTTGGTCGGACTGTTTATTCCGGTTGTTCAGGCCTTGCGCACGCGGACGAACATTCCCGTACGTCATTTGCTTATGCCGCTAGGGGTCGCGGCAACCTTGGGGGGCCTTTTGACCATGGTAGGCAGTGCCGGCAACATTGTCGCCAATCAGGCTTTGGAAGCGGCCCATTTGAAACCGTTAGGGATTTTTTCGATTACCCCCCTGGGGTTAATTCTGTTAGTGGTCGGTATCGTTTTCATGACAGGGGCGGGACCCCGTTTAATGCCCCGAGGTGAGGCACCGGTTGAAATGGCGATTGAGCATTGGAGGACCTATTTATCGGAACTTACGGTGCTACCGGATTGGCCTTACGTTGGGAAAAGTCTCAAAGAAGTGCCGGTTTTCGCGGATGCCGGCGTAACGGTCGTGCGGGTATTTCGGCAAAACGAGGCTCTTCCGGCGCGGGCCGACACGGTTTTGCAAATCGGAGACCGTTTGACCGTTACCGGGACGGCCGAGAGCATTATGGCCTTGGCCAAAGTAAGTCACGGATTGAGATTGACAGGCGAAGCCCCTAGCCTAACTCGTGAGGACTTGCGGGTTTGGGAAGTTTTAGTAGGTCATAGGAACCCGTGGATTGGCCATACGTTAATTGATCTTGACGTTCGTCGGCGATATCATATCGGCATTTTGGGCCTTTATCGGGAAGGCCAACTGCTGTCTCGGCATTTGGGCCGGATTACATTACGAGCCGGTGATATCTTACTGATGGAATCCGCAACGGAGGCCTTGACGACCATTCAACATATGCATGGTTTTATTGTTTTGAATCAAATGGATTGGCAACCACCGGTTCGAGGCGGGGCGATTGGATTGGCCCCGGCCATTTTAGTCGGATCATTGCTGCTGGCGGCATTGAATCTTATCCCACTACGAGTAGCCGTGGCCCTAGGGGTTTTTCTCATGGCGGTATTCAACATTTTACCGATGACGGATGCGTATCGGGCGATCGAGTGGCGGATCGTTGTGTTTGTCGCGGGAATGTTGCCGTTGGGAACGGCTTTGATTCAGTCTGGGATTACCCATCAAATCGTCGAAGGATTATACTATATAATGGGCACGACACTTCCGGGGTGGGCGTTGATTGGGCTGTTGTTTGCGTTGAGTGCGATTCTAACGCAGGTCTTATCGAATATTGCCACGGTGTTAGTATTAGCACCGGTTGCCATCGAACTGGCCCGTCAACTGGGTGTTGCCCCGGCTCCCCTCGTTTTGGCGGTGGTTGTTGCCGTATCGGCTTCTCCATTGACTCCGTTGGCTAATAAGGTAGACCTCTTAATCATGGGCCCGGGTGGATATCGCTATGGGGATTTTCTTCGGGTAGGAGCACCGTTAACCATTCTTTTAGGGATCGTCTCGATGGTTCTGATTCCGGCGTTTTTTCCTTTTAGGGGCTAG
- a CDS encoding histidine kinase (PFAM: Histidine kinase-, DNA gyrase B-, and HSP90-like ATPase; His Kinase A (phosphoacceptor) domain~COGs: COG2205 Osmosensitive K+ channel histidine kinase~InterPro IPR003661:IPR003594~KEGG: bcy:Bcer98_3273 multi-sensor signal transduction histidine kinase~PFAM: ATP-binding region, ATPase-like; Signal transduction histidine kinase, subgroup 1, dimerisation/phosphoacceptor region~SMART: ATP-binding region, ATPase-like; Signal transduction histidine kinase, subgroup 1, dimerisation/phosphoacceptor region~SPTR: Putative uncharacterized protein) — protein sequence MNQEDKPRSRWIWAVPFGLILVATGGAIEWARQQEIAYHRLIAVLPMILQAVQSGRQAPVWWAMAARSLGFTTRVSPTVVIETLWRRLEHLHGLPESLMPWLVLSIGTLLVFGYWIKESQIEKVTKAHQTVTAQLMAITEGWAEIANDRDPSDLIHRILEHLTRYTAISEAALYHWVAEERHNAVHLYSVIGSGKLLPLPVPRLLAEDPAGVLGSTMVSHHPHYSGDGSSPIAPLIPGIIRARLGVFPVGYRDKFWGWLICSSGERGWFTRYQELLSVTAHELGILLVSTEYAKQAAQTTRLEELARARSEILANVSHELRTPLGLIRGYAETLGTVGSRLTDDERQEFLSVVLSETQLLENLIDHLLIMSRLDGAGVVLNWGKAVGRQWISEVVRRLPSEQQQRVQVSVPDTLFVMGDIRQLSWVLQDLIANALKYSDGLVYVTLTADAAGYRLTVRDEGEGVGSQEIDRIFERFYRSPRHAHSDIRGTGLGLSIAQRIVEAHNGIIRAENLIPQGFQVVVQWHGHTGGEVS from the coding sequence ATGAACCAGGAGGATAAGCCACGTAGCCGGTGGATATGGGCAGTTCCTTTCGGCCTCATTTTGGTGGCGACGGGCGGGGCTATCGAATGGGCTCGTCAACAAGAGATCGCCTATCATCGCTTGATAGCGGTTTTGCCGATGATATTACAGGCGGTGCAATCGGGGCGTCAGGCGCCGGTCTGGTGGGCAATGGCCGCCCGATCCCTGGGCTTTACCACTCGGGTTTCTCCAACAGTCGTTATAGAAACCTTATGGCGTCGATTAGAGCATCTACATGGGTTACCGGAATCTTTAATGCCTTGGTTAGTCCTATCGATTGGCACTCTATTGGTTTTCGGGTATTGGATCAAGGAGTCCCAAATTGAAAAGGTGACAAAGGCCCATCAGACCGTAACCGCACAACTCATGGCGATTACGGAAGGGTGGGCAGAAATTGCGAATGATCGGGATCCATCCGATTTAATCCATCGAATTTTAGAACACCTCACGAGATACACGGCCATATCAGAGGCTGCCCTATATCATTGGGTTGCGGAAGAAAGGCACAATGCCGTCCATCTGTACAGCGTAATCGGATCCGGTAAATTACTGCCGTTACCTGTTCCGCGCCTTTTGGCCGAGGATCCCGCTGGTGTTTTAGGGTCAACAATGGTCAGCCATCACCCCCACTATTCAGGAGACGGTTCTTCCCCGATTGCCCCGCTAATCCCGGGTATTATACGGGCTCGTTTAGGGGTGTTTCCGGTGGGCTACCGAGACAAATTTTGGGGCTGGTTGATCTGTTCTTCGGGGGAACGTGGATGGTTCACTCGGTATCAGGAATTATTATCTGTGACCGCGCACGAACTGGGCATCTTATTGGTATCGACAGAGTATGCCAAGCAGGCCGCCCAAACGACCCGATTAGAAGAATTGGCTCGGGCCCGTTCTGAAATTTTGGCTAATGTATCGCATGAGTTACGCACACCCCTAGGATTGATCCGGGGTTATGCCGAAACCCTGGGCACCGTAGGTTCTCGGCTAACTGATGACGAACGACAGGAATTTTTATCGGTGGTATTATCTGAGACCCAATTGTTGGAAAACCTGATTGATCATTTGCTCATCATGTCGCGTTTAGACGGGGCTGGAGTTGTTCTTAACTGGGGCAAAGCAGTCGGGAGGCAATGGATTTCGGAAGTGGTTCGTCGGTTGCCTTCCGAACAACAACAGCGGGTACAGGTTTCGGTACCCGACACCTTGTTCGTCATGGGGGATATTCGCCAATTATCATGGGTCTTACAGGACTTGATAGCGAATGCCTTAAAATATTCGGACGGCTTGGTTTATGTAACGCTGACGGCGGATGCCGCGGGGTACCGATTAACCGTCCGGGACGAAGGGGAAGGTGTCGGTAGTCAGGAGATCGACCGGATATTTGAACGATTTTATCGAAGTCCTCGGCATGCTCATTCCGACATCCGGGGAACCGGTTTGGGCCTTAGCATCGCGCAAAGGATTGTCGAGGCGCATAACGGAATCATTCGGGCAGAAAACCTAATTCCTCAAGGCTTTCAGGTTGTGGTTCAATGGCATGGACACACGGGAGGGGAAGTGTCTTGA